The proteins below come from a single Tenuifilum thalassicum genomic window:
- a CDS encoding cold-shock protein: MNKGTVKFFNESKGFGFIKDSETSEEYFVHATGLKDQITEDDEVTFNLEQGRKGLNAVDVKLV, from the coding sequence ATGAACAAAGGAACAGTAAAATTCTTTAACGAATCAAAAGGTTTTGGTTTTATTAAAGATTCAGAAACAAGTGAAGAGTATTTTGTACACGCAACAGGTTTAAAAGATCAAATTACAGAAGACGATGAGGTTACTTTCAACCTTGAACAAGGAAGAAAAGGCTTAAATGCAGTAGACGTAAAATTGGTTTAA
- a CDS encoding metallophosphoesterase: MKIPQIVIFLSVVLGVYTLVNVFLYYQTRPLFNLTTIGSLIKLLFWIAVIAYPLGRTLESVIGGQIPTLLVKLGSIWLAFMLYLTLLFLLFQILSPVANYMFHIDFKGNTHIRQISTGIVYIASILIFVAGYINAISPKIAELKIDTHKPLPNNKLTIVMASDIHLGTIIGKKDLGKLVQRINIQNPDLVLFAGDIFDEDIAPVVNGQMGKLFEEIKSKYGVYAVTGNHEFFRNYQAKMDYLNEHGVNVLCDTAIVVGNVNIIGRYDRQSNFALGQKRKPLAELAKNIDKNHFTVVLDHQPFNLNEAVEIGADLQLSGHTHHGQMWPFNYITKAIYEVSMGYKKIKDTHFYVSPGYGTWGPRVRLGNRPEVVVIRIKQDKG; the protein is encoded by the coding sequence ATGAAAATCCCACAAATCGTAATATTCTTATCCGTTGTCTTAGGTGTTTACACGTTGGTAAATGTCTTTTTATACTACCAGACACGCCCATTATTTAACCTTACCACAATTGGTTCATTGATTAAGCTGCTTTTTTGGATAGCTGTAATTGCATACCCACTTGGCAGAACATTAGAATCCGTAATTGGTGGACAAATCCCCACTCTACTTGTCAAGTTAGGTTCAATTTGGCTTGCCTTTATGCTATATTTAACCTTGCTATTCTTGCTTTTCCAGATTCTTTCGCCAGTGGCAAATTATATGTTCCATATCGATTTTAAAGGTAATACGCATATTCGTCAAATCTCAACAGGAATAGTATATATTGCCTCAATCCTTATTTTTGTTGCAGGATATATTAACGCAATAAGTCCCAAAATAGCTGAGCTAAAAATAGATACACATAAACCATTACCCAACAACAAGCTTACCATTGTAATGGCATCGGACATTCATCTGGGAACCATTATAGGCAAAAAGGATTTAGGTAAACTTGTTCAAAGAATAAATATCCAAAATCCAGATTTAGTATTATTTGCAGGTGATATATTTGATGAGGACATTGCACCAGTAGTAAACGGCCAGATGGGCAAACTATTTGAGGAGATAAAGTCGAAATACGGCGTTTATGCTGTTACAGGAAACCACGAGTTTTTCAGAAACTACCAGGCAAAAATGGATTACCTTAACGAACACGGTGTAAATGTTCTTTGCGATACTGCAATAGTTGTAGGTAATGTTAACATCATCGGACGGTATGACCGCCAGAGCAATTTTGCGTTAGGGCAAAAAAGAAAGCCGCTGGCTGAACTGGCCAAAAATATTGATAAAAATCATTTTACCGTTGTTCTAGACCACCAACCCTTTAACCTAAATGAAGCGGTAGAGATAGGAGCCGATTTGCAACTATCGGGACATACACACCACGGACAGATGTGGCCTTTTAATTACATCACTAAGGCGATTTACGAGGTTAGCATGGGATATAAGAAAATTAAGGATACCCACTTTTACGTATCGCCCGGCTACGGAACCTGGGGACCAAGAGTAAGACTAGGAAACAGACCTGAGGTGGTGGTGATTAGGATAAAACAGGATAAAGGATAA